The following coding sequences are from one Epinephelus fuscoguttatus linkage group LG5, E.fuscoguttatus.final_Chr_v1 window:
- the spa17 gene encoding sperm surface protein Sp17 isoform X5, which translates to MDCHNEECSRPQEEEDIMDIPLDDPEANRAAAKIQAGFRGHMTRKKMKPEDKAEGEERQEDRGQ; encoded by the exons ATGGACTGTCACAAT GAGGAGTGCAGCCGaccccaggaggaggaggacatcaTGGATATCCCCCTGGATGACCCCGAGGCCAACAGGGCTGCTGCCAAGATCCAGGCTGGCTTCCGTGGGCATATGACCCGTAAGAAGATGAAGCCGGAGGACAAAGCGGAAGGGGAGGAG agaCAGGAGGATCGGGGGCAGTAG
- the spa17 gene encoding sperm surface protein Sp17 isoform X4, which produces MDCHNEECSRPQEEEDIMDIPLDDPEANRAAAKIQAGFRGHMTRKKMKPEDKAEGEEVSSTGDVLNGSQGDTETGGSGAVERDDTSVPEQ; this is translated from the exons ATGGACTGTCACAAT GAGGAGTGCAGCCGaccccaggaggaggaggacatcaTGGATATCCCCCTGGATGACCCCGAGGCCAACAGGGCTGCTGCCAAGATCCAGGCTGGCTTCCGTGGGCATATGACCCGTAAGAAGATGAAGCCGGAGGACAAAGCGGAAGGGGAGGAGGTGAGCAGCACTGGGGATGTGCTCAACGGCAGCCAGGGGGACACAG agaCAGGAGGATCGGGGGCAGTAGAGAGAGACGACACATCTGTGCCAGAGCAGTGA